The following are encoded in a window of Octopus sinensis linkage group LG23, ASM634580v1, whole genome shotgun sequence genomic DNA:
- the LOC115223504 gene encoding F-box/WD repeat-containing protein 9, whose amino-acid sequence MSAAVAEEQSTDSNVELPAVESIKLEGAVLDPVNLTNEQEFNGHCGITLETLPYELLLLVFNYVDAGHLIRSVSKVCQKFHVLLSSETYWKTRLTAWYSPDRYPPVSDLSEDFDWQEACLATEESYGFWRNNSQKTECIRISNMSSGFSDSVHFLKGSQLLLVGSRDHSLTVMDVDKLVKDQPNSYREAILYSDHKCHKGWVWCLNSYGNQFCSGCWDSNIRLWDSNPNIALISTFRCNSAVLDIYMEPNLIVAGTHFRTMCTIDTREGVIHEEKLHRMPVLCLAVTQKYIITGSEDSQICVFDRKAGSVFKKIALDEYPMCLTFNNNHLWVGDHVGKIHLFDATDDQFNLVMSHDLRSSSNRCKLTTIRHSMGALFTSSNERNEGKITIMEPTANLQRISCISPNFGEIAGLDHSKNTLAYAGSNCCVEIWKPKPQL is encoded by the exons ATGTCTGCAGCTGTTGCTGAAGAACAGTCCACAGACTCCAATGTGGAGCTTCCTGCAGTGGAATCAATCAAGCTGGAAGGTGCTGTCCTCGATCCTGTGAACCTCACCAATGAACAGGAATTTAATGGACACTGTGGAATCACACTTGAAACCTTACCTTATGAATTACTGTTGTTAGTTTTTAACTATGTGGATGCTGGTCATCTCATTAGATCTGTGTCCAAAGTGTGTCAAAAGTTCCATGTCTTGTTGTCATCAGAAACTTACTGGAAGACCCGATTGACTGCCTGGTACAGCCCAGATAGGTACCCACCTGTTTCAG ACCTGAGTGAAGACTTTGACTGGCAAGAAGCCTGTTTAGCGACAGAAGAATCTTATGGTTTTTGGCGGAACAACTCGCAAAAGACAGAATGCATCAGAATCAGCAACATGTCGTCCGGCTTCAGCGATTCCGTACATTTTCTAAAG GGCAGCCAATTGTTGCTGGTTGGTTCCAGGGACCATTCTTTGACTGTGATGGACGTGGATAAATTGGTGAAAGACCAACCCAATTCCTACAGGGAAGCAATTTTGTACTCAGACCATAAATGTCACAAG GGCTGGGTATGGTGTTTGAATTCTTACGGTAATCAGTTCTGCTCTGGATGCTGGGATTCAAATATCCGGCTGTGGGATTCAAACCCTAACATTGCTCTCATTTCTACATTCAG GTGTAACTCAGCAGTCTTGGATATCTATATGGAACCAAACTTAATCGTTGCTGGCACCCACTTCAGAACTATGTGCACCATTGACACAAGGGAAGGGGTCATTCATGAGGAGAAGCTGCATCGGATGCCCGTCTTGTGCCTGGCAGTCACACAAAAATACATCATTACTGGCAGTGAAGACAGCCAGATCTGTGTCTTTGACCGGAAGGCTGGTTCTGTCTTCAAAAAGATTGCT CTAGACGAGTACCCAATGTGCCTGACATTCAACAATAACCATTTATGGGTTGGTGACCATGTGGGAAAAATACATCTATTTGATGCTACGGACGACCAATTTAACCTTGTGATG tcacATGATTTACGTTCAAGTTCAAACCGGTGCAAGTTGACCACAATAAGGCATAGCATGGGAGCTTTGTTCACATCATCCAATGAGAGAAACGAAGGAAAAATTACAATCATGGAACCAACAGCAAATCTACAACGGATCTCTTGTATTTCACCCAATTTTGGAGAAATAGCTGGG ttggaTCATAGCAAAAACACCCTTGCTTATGCTGGAAGTAATTGTTGCGTTGAGATTTGGAAACCAAAACCACAactgtag